One window of Candidatus Binatia bacterium genomic DNA carries:
- a CDS encoding glycosyltransferase produces the protein MYAASLERRVEQAPESSGVRTAGKFFFRGDEKLYLRGVTYGPFAPHDGTFFPPRETVVRDLALMRDLGANCLRTFTPPPAWFLDLAAEHGIMVLAGIPWTEHVCFLDHSDVTKGIRTDVTAAIRALGRHPAVFGILIGNEIPPDIVRWHGPRRIADFLRGLFAIAKEEMPDALVSYANFPPTEYLELDFIDFVAFNVYLHREGDFRRYVSRLQNLAGEKPLVLTEFGVDSLREGEDRQAEILAWQVRAAFECGVAGTFVFSWTDDWFTGGFQVEDWAFGLVDRTRHRKPAFASVQRLYRGVLPPPLAQPPKISVIICAYNAERTMDACLAALRKLRYPDYEVIVVNDGSTDRTEAIAKRYPEFRLISQPNKGLSVARNVGLEAARGEIVAYTDSDCVVDPDWLTYLAYKFVSSDFAGVGGPNLPPPEDSAIAAYVAAAPGGPTHVLIDDEVAEHIPGCNMAFRKEALEKIGGFDPVHRAAGDDVDVCWRLQDAGYRIGFSAAAQVWHFRRNTVRAYLKQQMGYGQAEAQLYFKHPFRFNMLGQSQWIGRIYGDIGLPVLSSRPIIYYGVFGRGLFQTLYETPSSLLAFLPFTLEWNLIGVVLLCGAVIAGRWRVAAALPLLVPAGIALIRAWRAKIDPRFDHWRGRLLVAALIYFGPLVRSVHRYLHRIQGQNGASRIQFTGVPQQPEVHWRQRQFLLRFWSETGTEKEHFLQALIDFLTPRKYLVAIDQGWSDYDISVHRGLWSRVDVTVAAENHGGTKRLLRTRNRVRPSWFVRSLSTALLIVAVLALVSGLREVGELALLLLAISVGVTGVEALRLGQTVWHAQEIVAQQLHLFSDDSVASTRR, from the coding sequence ATGTACGCAGCTTCACTCGAGCGGCGCGTGGAGCAAGCCCCAGAAAGCTCCGGCGTGCGAACCGCAGGCAAGTTCTTTTTCCGGGGCGACGAGAAACTTTATCTGCGCGGTGTCACCTATGGTCCATTTGCCCCGCACGACGGCACGTTTTTTCCCCCTCGCGAGACCGTCGTGCGCGATCTGGCGTTGATGCGCGACCTGGGCGCCAATTGCCTGCGCACATTCACTCCGCCACCTGCTTGGTTTCTGGACTTGGCCGCCGAACACGGAATCATGGTACTCGCGGGCATCCCGTGGACCGAGCACGTTTGTTTTCTCGACCATTCGGACGTCACCAAGGGCATCCGTACTGACGTCACCGCCGCCATCCGGGCCCTGGGCCGGCATCCGGCCGTATTTGGCATTCTCATCGGCAACGAAATCCCTCCCGATATCGTGCGTTGGCACGGCCCCCGGCGGATTGCTGACTTCCTGCGCGGCCTTTTTGCGATAGCCAAAGAGGAAATGCCTGATGCCCTCGTGAGCTATGCGAATTTCCCGCCGACCGAGTACTTGGAGCTGGATTTCATCGATTTTGTTGCCTTCAACGTGTACCTGCACCGCGAGGGCGACTTTCGCCGCTACGTGTCGCGTTTGCAGAATTTGGCGGGCGAGAAGCCCCTGGTGCTGACCGAATTTGGCGTCGACTCTTTACGAGAGGGTGAAGACCGGCAGGCAGAAATCCTCGCTTGGCAAGTGCGCGCCGCATTCGAATGCGGCGTGGCCGGGACGTTCGTGTTTTCTTGGACGGACGATTGGTTCACCGGCGGTTTTCAAGTGGAGGACTGGGCCTTCGGATTGGTCGACCGCACTCGCCACCGCAAGCCGGCGTTCGCGAGTGTCCAGCGGCTGTACCGCGGCGTACTCCCTCCTCCTCTAGCCCAGCCGCCGAAAATCTCAGTGATCATTTGCGCTTACAATGCGGAGCGGACAATGGATGCCTGCTTGGCTGCGCTCCGCAAGCTGCGGTATCCGGACTACGAGGTCATCGTCGTCAACGACGGTTCGACCGACCGCACCGAGGCCATCGCGAAGAGATATCCCGAGTTTCGGCTGATTTCGCAACCAAACAAAGGACTCAGTGTCGCTCGCAACGTCGGTCTCGAAGCTGCCCGCGGGGAGATCGTTGCCTACACCGACTCCGACTGTGTGGTCGATCCCGACTGGCTCACCTACCTCGCCTACAAATTCGTTTCCTCCGACTTTGCCGGCGTCGGTGGACCGAACCTGCCACCGCCGGAAGATTCAGCCATTGCTGCTTACGTGGCGGCGGCCCCCGGAGGCCCCACCCATGTACTCATCGATGACGAAGTGGCGGAGCACATTCCCGGCTGCAACATGGCGTTCCGCAAGGAGGCGTTGGAGAAGATCGGCGGTTTCGATCCTGTCCACCGTGCTGCGGGGGACGACGTCGATGTGTGTTGGCGCCTACAAGACGCAGGGTATCGCATTGGGTTCAGTGCGGCGGCTCAAGTTTGGCATTTTCGCCGCAACACGGTGCGCGCTTACCTCAAGCAGCAGATGGGCTACGGGCAAGCAGAAGCACAACTCTACTTCAAACATCCCTTTCGGTTCAACATGCTCGGTCAGTCGCAATGGATTGGGCGGATTTACGGAGATATCGGTCTGCCGGTGCTTTCCTCTCGCCCGATCATCTACTACGGCGTGTTCGGGCGAGGGCTGTTTCAGACTCTGTATGAAACGCCGTCCTCGTTGCTTGCGTTTCTTCCCTTCACCTTGGAGTGGAACCTGATTGGCGTCGTACTCTTGTGCGGCGCTGTCATTGCCGGGCGGTGGCGCGTTGCTGCTGCTTTGCCGTTGCTGGTTCCGGCCGGAATCGCCCTAATCCGAGCCTGGCGGGCCAAAATCGACCCGCGCTTCGACCACTGGCGGGGACGCCTGCTGGTGGCCGCGCTCATTTATTTCGGCCCATTGGTCCGCAGTGTCCACCGGTACCTCCACCGCATCCAAGGGCAAAACGGTGCCTCGCGAATCCAGTTCACCGGCGTACCCCAACAGCCGGAAGTGCATTGGCGTCAGCGCCAGTTCTTATTGCGCTTTTGGAGTGAGACCGGAACCGAAAAGGAGCATTTCCTCCAGGCGCTGATCGATTTTCTAACGCCGCGCAAATACCTCGTGGCGATCGATCAGGGATGGAGCGACTACGACATCAGCGTCCACCGTGGCTTGTGGTCGCGGGTGGACGTTACTGTCGCTGCCGAGAACCACGGGGGAACCAAACGGCTCCTCCGTACGCGGAATCGAGTGCGCCCTTCGTGGTTCGTTCGTTCCCTGTCCACAGCACTGCTGATTGTGGCTGTGCTTGCATTGGTGAGCGGGCTTCGCGAGGTCGGGGAACTGGCATTGTTGCTCCTCGCCATCTCCGTGGGTGTGACTGGCGTGGAAGCGCTCCGCCTCGGGCAAACCGTGTGGCATGCGCAAGAAATCGTGGCCCAGCAACTGCATCTCTTCAGCGATGACAGCGTCGCGTCCACCCGCAGGTAG
- a CDS encoding ABC transporter ATP-binding protein/permease — protein MLRSLAPYKGRFVVGLAQVALITALELAKPWPLKIAIDYVLPNQPPPWLPASIGRQHTLLLIATVGLVAIYGLLGAVQVWNNYTTIAIGQSMVADLRSKMYEHLQRLSLSFHTRASVGDLIYRVTSDTYAIQTLAMNGVFPVLASACLLTGMFAVLVQMDWLLTLMAAGVCPALVAVLFLMERKLTDTAREARERESEVYEHVHRTMSAVKVVQAFSKEAEEHADFTHRSAASLRAHLRLYLWQTAFGASTGLLLAAGSAAVLWFGAQRVWTAGLSAGDLVVFLNYLASLYSPLHAIFATYGSVQGARAGLRRVLELLATTPEVQDGHRVLSWKPAGRVRFEHVSFAYEPTKPALVDIDFEVEPGQVVAIVGPTGAGKSTLVSLVPRFYDPGEGRVLLDDVDVREFTLHSLRQVVTMVLQPPIVFPVSVRENIAYGRPDASTAEIERAAKLAQAHAFIERLPQGYDTTLGSQGATLSEGEKQRLTIARALLRDAPILILDEPTSSVDLATEAAIIEALRAAMRGKTTFVIAHRLPTVQQADLILVLDRGHIVERGTFEELLARRGFFHHLYSHGLVAPPPETRV, from the coding sequence GTGCTCCGTTCCCTCGCCCCATACAAAGGGCGCTTCGTAGTGGGCTTGGCGCAAGTTGCATTGATCACCGCCCTGGAATTGGCCAAGCCTTGGCCGCTCAAGATCGCAATTGACTATGTGCTCCCCAACCAACCTCCTCCGTGGCTGCCTGCCAGCATCGGTCGGCAACACACCTTGCTCCTCATTGCCACGGTGGGCCTTGTGGCGATTTATGGACTCCTGGGAGCCGTTCAGGTGTGGAACAACTACACCACCATCGCCATCGGCCAAAGCATGGTCGCCGACCTACGGAGCAAGATGTACGAACACTTGCAGCGTCTCTCGCTGTCCTTTCACACCCGCGCCTCCGTGGGCGACCTCATTTACCGGGTGACCAGCGACACCTACGCGATCCAGACCCTCGCAATGAACGGCGTGTTCCCAGTGCTAGCCTCGGCGTGTTTGCTGACCGGAATGTTCGCAGTGCTCGTGCAGATGGACTGGCTGCTCACCCTCATGGCGGCAGGGGTCTGTCCGGCTCTCGTGGCGGTGCTGTTCCTGATGGAACGCAAGCTCACCGACACTGCGCGCGAGGCACGCGAGCGAGAGAGCGAAGTGTACGAGCATGTGCACCGGACGATGTCGGCCGTGAAAGTGGTGCAAGCGTTCAGCAAAGAGGCAGAGGAGCACGCCGACTTTACGCACCGGAGTGCAGCCAGTCTGCGCGCCCACCTCCGCCTTTACCTTTGGCAAACGGCCTTCGGCGCCTCGACCGGCCTGTTGCTCGCGGCTGGAAGCGCGGCGGTGTTGTGGTTTGGTGCCCAACGGGTATGGACCGCAGGGCTAAGCGCGGGCGACCTCGTGGTGTTCCTCAACTACCTGGCTTCTTTGTACTCTCCGTTGCACGCCATCTTTGCCACATACGGCTCCGTCCAGGGAGCCAGGGCAGGTCTGCGTCGGGTGCTCGAGCTGCTCGCGACGACACCCGAGGTGCAAGACGGCCATCGCGTTCTGAGCTGGAAGCCGGCTGGTCGCGTTCGTTTCGAGCACGTCAGCTTTGCCTATGAGCCAACAAAACCGGCGCTGGTCGACATCGATTTCGAAGTGGAGCCCGGGCAAGTGGTGGCAATTGTCGGGCCCACGGGCGCTGGCAAAAGCACCTTGGTCAGTCTTGTTCCGCGGTTCTACGACCCAGGTGAAGGGCGAGTTCTCCTCGATGACGTGGACGTGCGCGAGTTTACCCTCCATTCGTTGCGACAAGTGGTCACCATGGTCTTGCAGCCCCCCATCGTGTTCCCGGTTTCCGTGCGGGAGAACATCGCCTACGGGCGCCCCGATGCGTCGACAGCGGAAATTGAGCGCGCCGCAAAGCTCGCACAGGCCCACGCCTTCATCGAACGCCTGCCGCAGGGATACGACACGACTCTCGGCAGCCAGGGTGCGACGCTGTCCGAGGGTGAGAAGCAGCGCTTGACCATTGCCCGCGCGTTGCTTCGCGACGCGCCAATTCTCATCCTCGACGAACCGACCTCGTCGGTCGATCTTGCCACCGAGGCTGCCATTATCGAGGCATTGCGCGCGGCGATGCGCGGAAAAACAACCTTTGTCATTGCCCACCGGCTGCCCACGGTGCAGCAAGCCGACCTCATCCTTGTGCTCGACCGTGGCCACATTGTGGAGCGCGGTACCTTCGAGGAGCTGCTCGCGAGGCGGGGATTCTTTCACCACTTGTATTCCCACGGGCTTGTTGCACCGCCCCCAGAAACCAGGGTATGA
- a CDS encoding glycosyltransferase family 1 protein — MRVVVTGLIATYPLGGVSWDYLAYVRGFQALGCDVLYLEDTGQWFYDPRASTFTPDPSFNARYLEQALDHSRLNRPPRWALRSPDGLYHGSTQEAVAAFCANADLFLNVSGACWLRDWYRGARCVAYLDTDPGYTQAKLWAVEQGVATEDQQFSVGLIRQHTHFFTLAENMGADDCLLPRCGLEWRRTRQPIYLADWPVRYTPKARWYSTVMSWKIDIRPPTFGGVRYGDKDVEFLKFVDLPQRTSVQLRVALSGAAPRDQLVQHGWALVDGYRCSRDMRVYQRFLQRSRGEWSVAKNAYVATRSGWFATRSASYLASGKPVVLQDTGFSRYLPVGNGLFAFRDLEEAVAAFEQIESAYRHHCDAARALAEQHFAAERVLTKLLADCGLA, encoded by the coding sequence ATGAGAGTTGTCGTTACCGGGCTGATCGCCACTTACCCGCTCGGCGGGGTTAGTTGGGACTACTTGGCGTACGTTCGGGGATTTCAAGCCTTGGGGTGCGATGTCCTATATCTCGAGGACACAGGGCAGTGGTTTTACGACCCGCGCGCGAGCACCTTCACACCTGATCCGTCGTTCAATGCCCGCTATCTCGAACAGGCCCTCGATCACTCCCGGCTAAACCGCCCGCCGCGCTGGGCTTTGCGGTCCCCCGATGGTCTGTACCACGGCAGCACGCAAGAAGCGGTGGCGGCATTTTGTGCGAATGCCGACCTTTTCCTCAACGTTTCCGGCGCTTGCTGGCTACGAGACTGGTATCGCGGTGCGCGCTGCGTTGCGTACCTGGATACCGACCCGGGCTATACGCAGGCGAAGCTTTGGGCGGTGGAGCAGGGCGTGGCCACGGAGGACCAACAATTTTCCGTCGGCCTGATTCGGCAACACACGCATTTCTTTACATTGGCGGAAAACATGGGGGCCGATGACTGCTTGTTGCCACGTTGCGGGCTCGAGTGGCGCCGCACACGACAACCGATTTATTTGGCAGATTGGCCGGTGCGCTACACCCCCAAGGCTCGTTGGTACAGCACGGTGATGTCGTGGAAAATTGACATCCGCCCGCCAACCTTTGGCGGAGTGCGCTACGGTGACAAGGACGTCGAGTTCCTCAAATTTGTCGACCTCCCCCAGCGCACCTCCGTGCAGCTCCGCGTCGCCCTTTCGGGAGCGGCCCCGCGCGATCAGTTGGTGCAGCACGGATGGGCACTGGTTGACGGTTACCGTTGCTCACGAGACATGCGCGTTTACCAGAGGTTCTTGCAACGCTCCCGCGGGGAGTGGAGCGTTGCGAAGAACGCCTATGTTGCAACCAGAAGTGGCTGGTTTGCCACCCGCAGTGCGTCCTACCTGGCCAGCGGAAAACCAGTTGTTTTGCAGGACACCGGATTCTCCCGCTACTTGCCAGTGGGGAACGGGTTGTTTGCGTTTCGCGACTTGGAAGAGGCGGTCGCTGCGTTCGAGCAAATCGAGTCAGCCTATCGCCACCACTGCGATGCCGCACGGGCCTTAGCCGAGCAGCACTTCGCGGCAGAGCGGGTGCTGACAAAGCTGTTGGCCGACTGCGGCTTGGCCTGA
- a CDS encoding DUF1800 domain-containing protein, protein MGDENTILGVRHARHLLRRAGFGARKSDVDTFSGLSRGAAADRLTSFKPAKFRPSGKDIWRRRVSWLKYMVRTKTPLQEKLVLFWHDHFATGYDKVQNHHWMADQNRLLRTYCKGNFKDFVKAINVDPAMMEYLDTFRNFKEQPNENYARELMELFTLGVTDLAGQPNYEQQDIVQIARAFSGWGWDWSRNRVRFNDWAHDYMSEYGAERGPKVIFRNHGGFGPSGRDFTQPGGEGPQEISQVVDIIFEHQDSDGKSTVARFITKKLLEYFAHPLPAYPENATIIDRIVQRAAFDTTWDLRRLVREIFVDDFFYETAATAPFSATTPKSVVWPIDFVMTTLRLLRVSPRSDKWGNWYIEGGNWGNVTDYLADMGQILFEPPSVFGWDWEEGWINSATLLARYSFARDVAMARGNKAQHLRPQLLMDLSLTAPADIVDAVTEVLGVRDDVSSDERQALINYLGPGSLDLNDPGVRQRKLHGLFALVLQMPAFHLH, encoded by the coding sequence ATGGGCGATGAAAACACGATTCTAGGTGTCCGACACGCACGTCACCTGCTGCGGCGTGCGGGATTCGGCGCGCGCAAAAGCGACGTGGACACCTTTTCCGGGCTCAGCCGTGGCGCCGCGGCCGATCGCTTGACCAGCTTCAAGCCTGCAAAGTTTCGGCCCTCCGGGAAGGACATCTGGCGTCGCCGTGTGTCCTGGTTGAAGTACATGGTGCGCACCAAGACTCCGTTGCAAGAAAAGCTCGTTCTTTTCTGGCACGATCACTTCGCGACTGGCTACGACAAGGTACAAAACCACCACTGGATGGCCGATCAGAACCGGCTGCTCCGTACCTACTGCAAGGGCAACTTCAAGGACTTCGTGAAAGCCATCAATGTCGACCCGGCGATGATGGAATACCTCGACACCTTCCGGAACTTCAAAGAGCAGCCCAATGAAAACTACGCGCGGGAGCTCATGGAGCTGTTTACTCTGGGGGTCACTGACCTAGCCGGGCAGCCGAACTATGAGCAACAGGACATTGTGCAAATTGCCCGAGCGTTTTCCGGCTGGGGCTGGGATTGGAGTCGTAATCGGGTGCGCTTTAACGATTGGGCACACGACTACATGAGTGAGTACGGCGCCGAGCGAGGGCCCAAGGTCATTTTCCGAAACCACGGGGGCTTTGGCCCCAGTGGACGAGACTTTACCCAACCAGGCGGCGAAGGGCCGCAAGAGATTTCTCAAGTCGTGGACATCATTTTCGAACACCAAGACAGCGACGGGAAGAGCACTGTTGCCCGTTTTATCACGAAGAAGCTGCTCGAGTATTTCGCACACCCGCTGCCAGCCTATCCGGAGAATGCCACGATCATCGACCGCATTGTGCAGCGCGCCGCTTTTGACACCACCTGGGACCTCCGCCGGTTAGTGCGCGAGATTTTTGTCGACGATTTCTTTTACGAGACGGCAGCAACCGCACCGTTTTCTGCGACCACTCCAAAGTCAGTGGTTTGGCCCATCGACTTCGTGATGACCACCTTGCGGTTGCTGCGCGTCAGCCCGCGCAGCGACAAGTGGGGCAACTGGTACATCGAGGGCGGCAACTGGGGGAACGTAACGGATTATTTGGCCGACATGGGGCAGATTCTTTTCGAGCCGCCCAGCGTATTTGGCTGGGACTGGGAAGAGGGCTGGATCAACAGCGCCACCCTGCTCGCCCGCTACTCTTTCGCCCGCGATGTCGCCATGGCGCGGGGCAACAAAGCCCAGCACCTCCGCCCGCAGCTGCTCATGGACCTCAGCCTCACTGCGCCTGCGGACATCGTCGACGCCGTCACCGAGGTGCTCGGCGTGCGCGATGACGTCTCGTCTGACGAGCGTCAGGCGCTGATCAACTACCTTGGCCCTGGCTCGCTGGATTTGAACGACCCTGGTGTCCGGCAGCGCAAACTGCACGGTTTGTTTGCTCTGGTTCTCCAAATGCCCGCATTTCACCTTCACTGA
- a CDS encoding DUF1501 domain-containing protein — translation MSLSRRDFLIRSGLLAGGLMAQGLWNRALVRKAWADIGDRFLVSIFLDGGNDGLNTVVPVANGTFANFRTSYETLRRSGPGGLRLSTSVLAPLAIAPDPSTNTPLALHPGLEGLHRLYQLGKVAVIQGCGYPEYNLSHAVSRSIWETGTRAAMGGGWLGRYLASRYGASDIPALSVGYWMAGELHQQATSVLTASRLSELEFPLDDWYPADDSDKIAAFQAVYAAAQASAQPLLRFVGNSGQATLTATQAYPDLDGLYNTDRPSWLQQYDDLDSGTARRLREVAKVIYGITQGVPNIAARHFALANGGYDTHSNQGTVGANEAHYELHREVGDALELFYHDLDDMGVADKVLVMIWSEFSRRPQQNDNGTDHGSQGPVFLVGGRINGGVYGNHPNISDSRVLNPGATWDDGNTKYSQDNSDPHRSTDFRDVYGAILKHWLAIPQTEILASLLQPDIGDPAQYWTAPNFDFVHPSNSQPLFLP, via the coding sequence ATGTCGCTTTCTCGTCGTGATTTTCTCATTCGTTCGGGCCTTCTCGCCGGCGGCCTGATGGCCCAGGGGCTGTGGAATCGTGCCCTCGTGCGCAAGGCGTGGGCAGACATCGGAGATCGCTTTCTGGTGTCCATATTCCTCGACGGGGGCAATGACGGGCTCAACACCGTTGTGCCGGTTGCCAACGGGACCTTCGCAAACTTTAGAACGAGTTACGAAACCCTGCGTCGCAGCGGACCCGGTGGGTTACGCCTTTCTACGAGCGTGCTAGCTCCATTAGCCATCGCCCCCGACCCTTCCACCAATACTCCCCTCGCGCTTCACCCCGGGCTCGAGGGGCTCCATCGCTTGTATCAACTCGGCAAAGTCGCGGTCATCCAAGGGTGTGGCTATCCGGAGTACAATTTGTCCCATGCGGTGTCGCGCTCCATATGGGAAACTGGCACGCGTGCGGCCATGGGTGGGGGCTGGCTTGGCCGCTACTTAGCGTCGCGTTATGGAGCCTCGGACATCCCGGCTCTCTCCGTCGGCTACTGGATGGCGGGAGAGCTACACCAACAGGCTACGAGTGTGTTGACGGCCAGTCGCCTCTCGGAACTCGAGTTTCCGCTCGACGACTGGTACCCGGCGGACGACAGCGACAAAATCGCCGCATTTCAGGCTGTATATGCCGCTGCTCAGGCCTCGGCGCAGCCGCTGCTCCGTTTTGTGGGAAACAGCGGCCAAGCCACACTCACGGCGACCCAGGCCTACCCGGATCTCGATGGTTTGTACAACACCGATCGCCCATCCTGGCTCCAGCAGTACGACGACCTCGACAGCGGCACGGCACGTCGGCTGCGCGAGGTGGCAAAAGTGATTTACGGGATCACGCAAGGTGTGCCCAACATCGCTGCGCGGCATTTCGCCTTAGCCAATGGCGGTTATGACACGCATTCCAACCAAGGCACCGTGGGTGCAAACGAAGCCCACTACGAGCTGCACCGGGAGGTCGGGGATGCACTCGAACTCTTCTACCACGACCTCGACGACATGGGGGTGGCCGACAAAGTGCTTGTGATGATTTGGAGCGAGTTCTCGCGACGGCCACAGCAAAACGACAACGGCACCGATCACGGCTCGCAGGGCCCCGTGTTCCTCGTGGGCGGCCGGATCAACGGCGGGGTGTATGGCAACCACCCTAACATCTCGGATAGCCGTGTTCTGAACCCCGGCGCCACGTGGGATGATGGCAACACCAAGTACTCGCAGGACAACTCCGATCCGCACCGTTCCACCGACTTCCGCGACGTTTACGGGGCCATTCTCAAACACTGGCTGGCAATCCCCCAAACGGAGATTCTTGCCAGTCTCTTGCAGCCAGACATAGGCGACCCTGCACAGTACTGGACTGCCCCCAACTTCGACTTTGTGCACCCGAGCAATAGCCAGCCTTTGTTCTTGCCATGA